Proteins encoded together in one Chitinophaga varians window:
- a CDS encoding SusD/RagB family nutrient-binding outer membrane lipoprotein produces the protein MRRLHIATIFLSTVLLGSGCKKFLDVNQDPNNPMQVSEKLVLPPVEVTMSTQVVGGFNGVNGAYWMQQLSQNQPSPGQETYRIFPVDVDNTWTFYIYPNILNNLRLMMDQARAAGHNEYMAIGKTLFAFNLAIATDVWGNVPYTDAMKLPAISRPKYDSQESIYQVLQSTLDSAIYFASQPKSAVAPGSDDYIYQGNMAKWKKLAYMLKARFYLRLTKAPGHTAAAQADLALAALANAFADNSDNAMVTYTGAAQAESPWFKNTEPGAGGVVMNKTFVDFLKSNNDPRLPIIATTDADGGYTGRTPGATTVPDPTVLSQVNSFYASADAPLYLATYTEAMFIKAEATFLKSGATAATPVYQAAIKAHMDMLKVGAADAQAYINSRPALTDANALQQIIYEKYVAGFLSIETYNDWRRTGYPQLSLPENPFVNYIPRRWPYPSNEILANPQPDQKVTTADRVWWDAK, from the coding sequence ATGAGAAGATTACATATAGCCACCATATTTTTAAGCACCGTGCTGTTGGGTAGCGGCTGTAAAAAGTTCCTGGACGTAAACCAGGACCCTAATAACCCGATGCAGGTATCGGAAAAACTGGTCCTTCCGCCAGTGGAAGTTACTATGTCCACACAGGTAGTAGGTGGTTTCAATGGCGTAAACGGCGCTTATTGGATGCAACAGTTGTCCCAGAACCAGCCATCACCTGGTCAGGAAACCTACCGTATTTTCCCGGTAGATGTGGACAATACCTGGACCTTCTACATTTATCCCAACATCCTCAACAACCTCCGGTTGATGATGGACCAGGCCAGAGCTGCCGGTCATAACGAATACATGGCGATCGGTAAAACGTTGTTTGCCTTCAACCTGGCTATTGCCACAGACGTGTGGGGCAACGTGCCTTACACCGACGCAATGAAACTGCCGGCTATTTCCCGTCCGAAATACGATAGCCAGGAATCTATTTACCAGGTGTTGCAGTCTACGCTTGACAGTGCCATCTATTTTGCCAGTCAGCCGAAAAGCGCTGTGGCTCCCGGTTCAGATGATTATATCTACCAGGGTAATATGGCCAAATGGAAAAAACTGGCTTACATGCTGAAAGCCCGTTTTTATCTGCGCCTCACCAAAGCGCCCGGCCATACGGCCGCTGCACAGGCAGACCTCGCCCTGGCGGCGCTGGCCAACGCTTTTGCTGATAACAGCGATAACGCTATGGTGACTTACACCGGCGCTGCACAGGCAGAAAGCCCCTGGTTTAAAAACACAGAACCAGGCGCCGGCGGCGTAGTGATGAACAAAACCTTCGTCGATTTCCTGAAGAGCAATAATGACCCGCGTCTGCCAATCATCGCTACCACCGATGCGGATGGCGGTTATACCGGCCGTACGCCGGGTGCCACTACTGTTCCCGATCCGACCGTATTGTCCCAGGTGAACAGCTTCTATGCATCCGCTGATGCACCTTTGTACCTCGCTACTTACACAGAAGCAATGTTCATCAAGGCAGAAGCTACTTTCCTTAAATCAGGCGCCACTGCTGCCACTCCAGTATATCAGGCAGCTATCAAAGCGCATATGGACATGCTGAAAGTAGGTGCAGCTGATGCACAGGCTTATATCAACAGCCGCCCCGCACTCACAGATGCCAATGCTTTACAGCAGATCATCTATGAAAAATACGTGGCAGGCTTCCTCTCTATCGAAACCTACAATGACTGGAGACGTACCGGTTATCCGCAGCTGTCACTGCCGGAAAATCCATTCGTGAACTACATCCCGAGAAGATGGCCTTATCCTTCCAATGAAATCCTGGCTAACCCGCAGCCGGACCAGAAGGTGACCACCGCTGACCGGGTATGGTGGGACGCGAAATAA
- a CDS encoding alpha/beta fold hydrolase — protein MRKTTDNGNSQYEDQGSGPVIVLIHGFAENAHIWDIQQAYLKDRFRVITPDLPGAGNVPLTTPLTMESMADYVYAILLAENVDKATIIGHSMGGYVALAFLEKYPQLVQGLGLFHSTATADTEEKKEARAKSIRMIQQYGAETFARQTLPNMFSPKFKTAQPDRTDAYVQMGMQCSGEAMIAYYEAMMQRPDRTGILKNTTTPVLFIIGKDDAAVPTDIILPQITLPRVSSIHIFDEVGHMGMWEIYETANLVLQQFVEFCQL, from the coding sequence ATGCGGAAAACAACGGATAACGGAAACAGCCAATACGAGGACCAGGGCAGCGGCCCGGTGATAGTGCTCATTCACGGTTTTGCAGAAAACGCCCATATCTGGGACATCCAGCAGGCCTATCTTAAAGACCGCTTCCGTGTTATCACCCCCGATCTTCCGGGTGCGGGCAATGTACCTTTGACAACGCCACTGACCATGGAATCCATGGCAGATTACGTGTATGCCATCCTGTTAGCCGAAAATGTGGATAAAGCAACGATCATCGGTCACTCCATGGGCGGCTATGTAGCCCTCGCGTTCCTGGAGAAATATCCGCAGCTGGTACAGGGACTGGGGCTGTTCCATTCTACCGCCACCGCGGACACCGAAGAGAAAAAAGAAGCCAGGGCAAAATCCATCCGGATGATACAACAATATGGCGCTGAAACATTTGCCAGACAAACACTGCCCAACATGTTCAGCCCAAAGTTCAAAACCGCGCAGCCTGACCGTACAGACGCCTATGTACAAATGGGCATGCAGTGCTCCGGTGAAGCTATGATAGCCTACTATGAAGCTATGATGCAGCGCCCGGACCGCACCGGCATACTCAAAAACACAACGACACCTGTGCTGTTCATCATCGGGAAAGATGATGCAGCCGTACCGACAGACATCATATTGCCGCAGATAACCCTCCCCAGGGTAAGCAGCATTCATATTTTTGATGAAGTGGGACATATGGGCATGTGGGAAATATATGAAACCGCCAACCTGGTCTTGCAGCAGTTCGTGGAGTTCTGTCAACTTTGA
- the lnt gene encoding apolipoprotein N-acyltransferase, whose product MKSSAFLCSIFSGLLLWLAWPTMPLTPLVFIGFTPLLYLTEKVHHRGKYFGWIFFSLLIWNVATTWWVGNTTVPASGVFANSFNALLMSIPWLAYKNSRRRLPETMSYFALIVYWLTFELIHQTWELSWPWLVLGNAFALRPGWIQWYQFTGASGGTLWVLLANITIYQVWKRARIYDLSWGQLLRQEIWKPAAIILLPLLCSVFIHPTPDNPAQKIGVVVVQPNIDPYDEKFTASSVMQQLEKFIRLSESKADSNTRYIVWPETALFPQGAWEHQLNYQPEIQAIRRMLQRYPKAKVITGAVTMKQYREPEEVPATARRMEDGTAWEPFNTALQIDTSQNIQVYHKYELVPGVELIPYVRYLSFMQTLALDFGGITGGYGRTPGVTLLTNPADSINIFPTICYESVFSDYVADHTKSGADLLMVITNDGWWGRTEGHRQHLQYARIRAIETRKWVVRSANTGISAVIDPAGNVYQPQPYWEEAVFKADVTPRREQTFYVRNGDLLSKGAVIFCILLLVHAFISRFIPGLRHAENNG is encoded by the coding sequence ATGAAATCATCCGCTTTTCTCTGCAGTATTTTCAGCGGCCTGTTGTTATGGCTGGCCTGGCCTACCATGCCTCTGACCCCGCTGGTCTTCATTGGTTTCACACCATTATTATACCTGACTGAAAAAGTACATCACAGGGGAAAATATTTCGGATGGATATTTTTCTCTTTGCTGATATGGAACGTGGCCACCACCTGGTGGGTGGGCAACACCACCGTACCGGCCAGCGGCGTATTTGCCAACAGCTTTAATGCCCTGCTGATGAGCATTCCCTGGCTGGCCTACAAAAACAGCCGCCGGCGCCTGCCGGAAACGATGTCTTACTTTGCCCTGATCGTATATTGGCTCACGTTTGAACTGATACATCAGACATGGGAACTGAGCTGGCCCTGGCTGGTACTGGGCAACGCCTTCGCCCTGCGGCCGGGATGGATACAATGGTACCAGTTCACCGGCGCCAGCGGCGGCACCCTCTGGGTGCTGCTGGCCAATATCACCATCTACCAGGTATGGAAACGGGCACGGATATACGACCTCAGCTGGGGCCAGCTGCTCCGCCAGGAAATATGGAAACCGGCAGCCATCATCCTGCTGCCCCTGCTCTGTTCCGTATTCATTCATCCCACTCCGGACAACCCGGCACAAAAAATCGGTGTGGTAGTGGTGCAGCCCAACATTGATCCCTATGATGAAAAGTTTACAGCCAGCTCTGTGATGCAGCAACTGGAAAAGTTCATCCGTCTTTCGGAATCCAAAGCAGACAGTAATACCCGTTATATCGTATGGCCGGAAACGGCCCTGTTCCCCCAGGGCGCCTGGGAACACCAGTTGAACTACCAGCCTGAGATACAGGCCATCCGCCGAATGCTGCAGCGGTACCCCAAAGCCAAAGTGATCACCGGCGCTGTGACCATGAAACAGTACCGCGAACCAGAGGAGGTACCTGCCACCGCCCGCCGCATGGAAGACGGTACGGCATGGGAACCATTCAACACCGCCCTGCAAATTGACACCTCGCAAAACATCCAGGTTTACCATAAATATGAACTGGTGCCCGGCGTAGAATTAATACCCTATGTACGGTACCTTTCCTTCATGCAAACACTGGCGCTGGATTTTGGCGGCATCACCGGAGGCTATGGCCGCACGCCCGGCGTTACCCTGCTGACCAACCCGGCAGACAGCATCAATATATTCCCCACCATTTGTTATGAGTCTGTTTTCAGTGACTATGTGGCCGACCATACCAAATCCGGCGCCGATCTGCTGATGGTAATCACCAATGACGGCTGGTGGGGCCGTACCGAAGGGCACCGGCAACATCTGCAATATGCCCGCATACGTGCCATCGAAACCCGCAAATGGGTGGTGAGAAGCGCCAACACCGGCATCTCCGCGGTGATAGATCCTGCAGGCAACGTGTACCAACCGCAACCCTACTGGGAAGAAGCCGTTTTTAAAGCAGATGTAACTCCCAGGCGGGAACAAACGTTCTACGTCAGAAATGGCGATCTTCTGTCCAAAGGAGCGGTAATATTTTGTATCTTGTTGCTGGTACATGCTTTTATTTCACGATTTATTCCCGGCTTAAGACATGCGGAAAACAACGGATAA
- a CDS encoding PKD domain-containing protein: MKKITLLLICFVCTLPVYASHIIGGQIFYKLLRSESGMNTYQVTLKLYRICETGERIAEMPRSVILASFDKKDNGYVAQYPIDRTAFEVKSATQIDPCIVNPPKICFQVGTYETTITLPSNEKGYTIAFQSCCRDPFMMNIVAEPIQGSTDRGTGATYFAEIPGTASGAVDPVTNTVKNSSPAFNKEEAILVCADKKFEYDFSASDIDGDQLEYEFCDAYKGGALTPQNGIPPMAENPPYDFVQYVSPFSGQSPLGAKVTIDRKTGMISGTAPAAGKYVVTVCVNEYRNGKKIGTLRKDFHITVTTCVKLVTAAMPEKYADCSSLTITFINNSTLGKPYTWDFGDGTPLLTVTSPDPLPHTYAQEGTYHVKLWVDKDSNCGDSALATVYAYPKFDPDFSVAGLCTEKPSAFTPDVTRVDRGLVSYYKWDFGTGNADDTTNTPAPRFQYKQPGTYNVQLFVRSTVGCEKNIVHPFTVYDRPPFSATADTLLCYRDSLHLWAASDMPGTYQWTPDNYKILNPNTPNAIVFPKVDTAYTVKFTDQQGCTNEKRVAVDVKDSLLIQTVPGDSTVCTGDEVHLSVKTDGAYAYQWTNLGGNQVVSNLIDAFVTPAPPRQTYRVLASLGKCFTADTLNLKVVDPPKAVAYPDTTICFGMPVLLRAEGGSSYRWSPSFYVKDPALPNTFAYPVDTTRFTVTVTDTLGCPKKVTASVLVKVVPQVHAFAGNDTIVMLNVPFQLQATGGVRYTWTPVTGLNNPNLPNPVTLINRDVTYTVTAYSQEGCTGTDDIFIRFIAGPEIYIPNAFSPNGDGLNDVFRPIPVGMVQMDFFRVFDRWGKLMYDNTTYMKGWDGRVNGQPAPVGTYVWVVQGRDINQKTVLRKGTVTLIR, translated from the coding sequence TTGAAGAAAATAACTCTTCTCCTGATATGTTTTGTATGCACCCTTCCTGTGTATGCCAGCCATATTATCGGCGGCCAGATTTTCTATAAACTACTTCGGTCCGAAAGCGGCATGAACACCTACCAGGTGACACTGAAGCTATACCGCATCTGTGAAACCGGCGAACGCATTGCGGAAATGCCCAGGAGCGTTATCCTGGCTTCTTTCGATAAAAAAGACAACGGTTATGTGGCCCAATACCCGATTGACCGCACCGCCTTCGAAGTTAAATCAGCCACCCAGATAGATCCCTGCATCGTCAACCCGCCTAAAATCTGTTTCCAGGTAGGTACCTATGAAACCACCATCACGTTGCCCAGTAACGAAAAAGGATATACGATTGCCTTCCAGAGCTGCTGCCGTGATCCTTTTATGATGAATATAGTGGCCGAACCTATTCAGGGATCTACCGACCGCGGTACCGGCGCCACCTATTTCGCAGAAATCCCCGGCACCGCCAGCGGCGCAGTAGATCCTGTGACCAATACCGTAAAAAATTCCAGTCCCGCTTTCAACAAAGAAGAAGCCATCCTGGTGTGCGCCGACAAAAAATTCGAATACGATTTTTCCGCATCGGACATCGACGGCGACCAGCTGGAATATGAATTCTGTGATGCCTATAAAGGCGGTGCGCTGACGCCGCAAAACGGTATCCCTCCTATGGCAGAGAATCCTCCCTATGATTTTGTGCAATACGTTTCTCCTTTCAGCGGTCAGTCCCCCCTGGGCGCTAAAGTCACCATCGACCGCAAAACCGGTATGATCTCCGGTACCGCGCCCGCCGCCGGGAAATACGTGGTGACCGTCTGCGTCAATGAATACCGCAACGGGAAAAAAATAGGCACCCTCCGCAAGGACTTTCATATCACGGTGACTACCTGTGTAAAACTGGTGACTGCCGCCATGCCGGAAAAATACGCCGACTGCAGCAGCCTTACCATCACCTTCATCAATAACAGCACCTTAGGCAAACCCTACACCTGGGATTTCGGTGACGGCACACCGCTGCTGACAGTCACTTCCCCTGACCCTCTTCCACATACCTACGCCCAGGAAGGCACCTATCACGTAAAACTGTGGGTGGACAAAGACAGTAACTGTGGAGACAGCGCGTTGGCTACCGTATACGCCTATCCGAAATTTGATCCGGACTTTAGCGTTGCCGGTCTATGTACCGAAAAACCCTCTGCATTCACGCCGGATGTAACGCGGGTAGACCGCGGCCTGGTATCCTACTACAAATGGGATTTCGGCACCGGCAATGCCGATGATACCACCAACACGCCCGCTCCCCGGTTCCAGTACAAACAACCAGGCACCTATAATGTGCAACTGTTTGTACGTTCTACCGTAGGCTGCGAAAAAAATATCGTCCATCCGTTTACCGTATACGACCGGCCACCGTTCAGCGCCACTGCTGATACGCTGCTCTGCTACAGGGACAGCCTGCATCTGTGGGCCGCTTCCGATATGCCCGGCACCTACCAATGGACACCGGACAACTATAAAATACTGAATCCCAATACGCCCAATGCCATCGTATTTCCCAAGGTAGACACGGCTTACACCGTTAAGTTCACCGACCAACAGGGATGCACCAACGAAAAAAGAGTAGCGGTAGACGTAAAAGACTCGCTGCTGATACAGACAGTGCCCGGCGACAGCACCGTTTGTACCGGTGATGAAGTCCATCTCTCCGTAAAAACAGACGGCGCCTATGCGTATCAGTGGACCAACCTGGGTGGCAACCAGGTGGTCAGCAATCTGATAGATGCATTTGTGACGCCGGCGCCGCCACGGCAGACCTACCGGGTACTGGCCAGCCTTGGGAAATGTTTTACCGCCGATACCCTTAACCTGAAAGTCGTGGATCCGCCGAAAGCCGTCGCCTACCCGGATACGACCATCTGTTTCGGTATGCCCGTTCTCCTGCGGGCCGAAGGCGGCTCTTCTTACAGATGGAGCCCGTCCTTCTATGTGAAAGACCCTGCCCTGCCCAATACTTTTGCCTATCCCGTTGACACTACCCGCTTTACGGTAACGGTGACGGATACACTGGGATGCCCTAAAAAAGTGACCGCCAGTGTGCTGGTGAAGGTAGTGCCCCAGGTACATGCGTTTGCAGGCAACGACACGATCGTCATGCTCAATGTGCCGTTCCAGTTACAGGCTACCGGAGGCGTGCGGTATACCTGGACACCGGTCACCGGTTTAAACAATCCTAATCTCCCCAATCCGGTGACGTTGATCAACCGTGATGTTACCTATACCGTTACAGCCTACAGCCAGGAAGGATGTACCGGTACCGACGATATCTTCATCCGTTTTATTGCAGGCCCGGAAATCTATATCCCTAATGCCTTTTCACCGAATGGCGACGGGCTGAACGACGTATTCCGGCCGATACCGGTAGGCATGGTGCAAATGGACTTCTTCCGCGTGTTTGACCGCTGGGGAAAACTGATGTACGACAATACCACTTATATGAAAGGATGGGATGGCAGGGTTAATGGTCAGCCTGCGCCTGTAGGCACTTATGTATGGGTGGTACAAGGCAGGGACATCAACCAAAAAACTGTGCTCCGGAAAGGCACTGTCACACTTATCAGATAA
- a CDS encoding SusC/RagA family TonB-linked outer membrane protein, with protein MKKGLFLWLFVTICMLQAYAQTRTITGKVTDAKDGSPLPGVNVLIKGTSKGTISGPDGNFKLEAPAGASLIFSFVGYANQTVAADASGNPLVVRLTGSNQSLNELVVTALGIKRDKRTLTYATQEVKGASIVEAKQNNLVNALSGKVAGVQITNSSGMPGSSARIVIRGNSSLTGENQALVVIDGIPMDNGEAGNPDGALSGGGTSNRAADIDPNIIESINVLKGSAATALYGSAAAKGAIIITTKNGMGAGAGKPTVSVSSSYSFENPILPKFQDKYAQGSGGKYVNGNAGQLGSASWGPLIDTLKVGGVPVQKRDNIKDFFRTGHTTDNNVSVSGYSDKSNYLVSYSFVKTDGTMPNTDYSRHALFAKYGIELAKNLRLTTQFNYIHSDNDRLLEGNGLANPLWTVYAAPISWNPFPTTKADGSQQVYRAARNNPYWLVDNTGLTDKVNRIIPVINLSYSPLSWLTITERFGADMYVNNTDYHENMGIIGSKSVDGRLYKRDIQYQQFNHDLIIQAHKNFGTDWTTDLILGNNILSNYNNNNYVEGVGLSVPGLYTVANTSNVTSNYYLYKSRKVGFYAQANVEWRKMLTLAVTGRYDGTSVLSKDKQFYPYGSVSGGFIFTEALGMSNNKILNFGKLRVSYSAVGNDNVGPYSLTTPYIKASVGNINFPFQGQNGYLQSTTYAYPLKNESVKEFEVGLETKFFQNRAGLEVSYFDRKSADLLTTSTPISGATGYPAASMNSGDMRNKGVEVVLNITPIKTKNLTWDIGVNYTKIDNKVTRLAPGLNSIFLAGFTTPGIYAFADQAYGVIMGTHFKRNDAGQMLLSDDGYPQVADDIAPIGHVTPKWLGGLTSTLTWKAFTFSFVLDHKHGGDILNLDNHYLLFYGTPKVTENRGSNVVFPGVIESTGKQNTLSVPYTQAYYTNIYSAADESSIEDGSFLKLRQVSLGYNFGHMLKGTPFKSLAVNVTGTNFILHKNYTGSDPEVSLNGSGNGQGFANFMVPSNHTVIIGLKATF; from the coding sequence ATGAAGAAAGGGTTATTCCTTTGGTTGTTCGTGACCATCTGTATGCTGCAGGCATATGCGCAAACACGGACCATTACCGGTAAAGTAACCGACGCAAAGGACGGTTCTCCCTTGCCTGGTGTAAACGTACTCATTAAAGGCACCTCCAAAGGCACCATTTCCGGACCGGACGGAAATTTCAAACTGGAAGCACCTGCGGGAGCTTCCCTCATTTTCTCATTTGTGGGATATGCCAACCAAACAGTGGCAGCGGATGCCAGCGGCAACCCGCTCGTAGTTAGACTGACTGGCAGCAACCAGTCACTCAATGAATTAGTGGTAACGGCACTGGGCATCAAACGCGACAAACGTACGCTCACGTACGCTACACAGGAAGTGAAAGGAGCCTCCATCGTGGAAGCTAAACAAAACAACCTGGTAAACGCATTGTCCGGTAAAGTGGCCGGCGTTCAAATCACCAACTCCAGCGGTATGCCCGGTAGCTCCGCCAGGATCGTGATCCGCGGTAACAGCTCCCTCACCGGTGAAAACCAGGCCCTCGTGGTAATCGACGGTATCCCTATGGATAACGGCGAAGCTGGTAACCCTGACGGCGCGCTCAGCGGTGGCGGTACCTCCAACCGCGCTGCTGATATCGATCCAAACATCATCGAAAGCATCAACGTGCTGAAAGGCTCCGCAGCGACTGCCCTCTATGGCTCCGCAGCGGCTAAAGGCGCGATCATCATCACCACCAAAAACGGCATGGGCGCCGGCGCTGGCAAACCTACAGTATCCGTAAGCTCCAGCTACTCCTTCGAGAATCCTATCCTGCCTAAGTTTCAGGATAAATACGCGCAAGGGTCCGGTGGTAAATATGTAAACGGTAACGCCGGTCAACTGGGCTCTGCTTCCTGGGGACCACTCATCGATACCCTGAAAGTAGGCGGTGTGCCTGTTCAGAAAAGAGACAACATCAAAGACTTCTTCCGTACCGGTCATACTACCGATAACAACGTGTCTGTAAGTGGTTACTCTGATAAGTCCAATTACCTGGTGTCTTACTCTTTCGTGAAAACCGACGGTACCATGCCGAATACCGATTATTCAAGGCATGCGCTGTTTGCTAAATATGGTATCGAGCTGGCTAAAAACCTGCGCCTCACCACACAGTTCAACTACATTCACTCTGACAACGACCGTCTGCTGGAAGGTAACGGCCTCGCAAATCCACTGTGGACCGTTTACGCAGCACCCATCTCCTGGAACCCGTTCCCGACCACTAAAGCCGACGGTTCCCAACAGGTGTACCGCGCTGCCCGTAACAACCCTTACTGGCTCGTAGACAACACCGGCCTGACAGATAAAGTAAACCGTATCATCCCGGTGATCAACCTGTCTTACTCTCCGCTTTCCTGGTTGACCATCACCGAAAGATTCGGCGCCGATATGTATGTGAACAACACCGACTATCATGAAAATATGGGTATCATCGGTTCCAAATCTGTTGACGGAAGATTATATAAACGCGATATCCAATACCAGCAGTTCAACCATGACCTGATCATCCAGGCACATAAAAACTTCGGTACCGACTGGACTACTGACCTGATCCTGGGTAACAACATCCTCTCCAACTACAATAACAACAACTATGTGGAAGGTGTCGGCCTGTCTGTTCCCGGTCTGTATACAGTGGCCAATACCAGCAATGTGACTTCCAACTATTACCTGTATAAATCCAGGAAAGTAGGCTTCTATGCACAGGCAAACGTAGAGTGGAGAAAAATGCTGACACTGGCGGTGACCGGCCGCTACGACGGTACTTCTGTATTGTCCAAAGACAAACAGTTCTACCCTTACGGTTCCGTAAGCGGCGGCTTCATCTTCACCGAAGCACTGGGCATGTCTAATAACAAGATCCTGAACTTCGGTAAACTGAGAGTGTCTTATTCTGCCGTAGGTAACGATAACGTAGGTCCTTACAGTTTAACCACTCCTTACATCAAAGCTTCCGTAGGCAACATCAATTTCCCCTTCCAGGGACAGAACGGTTACCTGCAAAGCACCACTTACGCTTATCCGCTTAAAAACGAAAGCGTAAAAGAATTTGAAGTTGGTCTGGAAACCAAATTCTTCCAAAACAGGGCCGGCCTGGAAGTGAGCTACTTCGACAGGAAAAGTGCCGACCTGCTGACCACCAGCACGCCGATTTCCGGTGCTACCGGTTATCCTGCTGCCAGCATGAACTCCGGTGACATGCGCAACAAAGGTGTGGAAGTAGTATTGAACATCACACCGATCAAAACCAAAAACCTGACATGGGACATCGGTGTTAACTATACCAAAATTGACAACAAGGTTACCAGGCTGGCGCCAGGTCTCAACAGCATCTTCCTGGCAGGTTTCACCACACCAGGTATTTATGCCTTTGCTGACCAGGCTTATGGCGTAATCATGGGCACACACTTCAAACGTAACGACGCCGGCCAGATGTTGCTGAGCGATGATGGTTACCCGCAGGTGGCTGATGATATTGCTCCTATCGGCCACGTAACACCGAAATGGCTGGGCGGTCTTACCAGTACCCTCACCTGGAAGGCGTTTACTTTCTCCTTTGTGCTCGATCACAAACATGGTGGCGATATCCTCAATCTGGACAATCACTACCTGTTGTTCTACGGTACACCAAAGGTTACTGAAAACCGTGGCTCTAACGTGGTATTCCCAGGTGTGATAGAAAGCACTGGCAAACAGAACACGCTGTCAGTACCATATACACAGGCCTATTATACCAACATCTATTCCGCTGCTGATGAAAGCTCTATCGAAGACGGTTCTTTCCTGAAATTAAGACAGGTATCACTGGGTTACAACTTCGGTCATATGCTGAAAGGAACACCTTTTAAATCACTGGCAGTGAATGTTACCGGTACCAACTTTATCCTGCATAAAAACTATACCGGTTCCGATCCTGAAGTGAGCCTCAACGGTAGCGGCAATGGTCAGGGCTTCGCTAACTTCATGGTGCCTTCCAACCATACCGTGATCATCGGTTTAAAAGCAACCTTTTAG